CGGCCACCAGAGCCGGGGGGCGCTTATAATTCGGACCGACCTTGAATCCGTTGTGGATATAGTCGCGAAAACTGGTGCATCCGCTGAGGAGCACCATGAATGCCGCCGCCGGCGTAGTCCAGCGCCGTAAAAAGCTGAGCATTCGCGCGTCCTCGAAAAGGCAACGTGAAGGGAATGACCGTAGATACAAAACCTCAGCCATGTTCTCTCTGGCCGGGGTTGGCGGATACGTTCGGTGGCCGACAATGCGGAGGCGATAAACGTGATGGCCGAAAGGTAATGTCAAAAACCGTAGAAATGCGACAACCGGCTTTTGTGTTGCTATCGACAAAACAGATACAACCGAACCTTGCGAAACAAATTCGGCATTAGCACCGGAAATGGTGGCAAAGTCACCGCCGTTTGCCAGAGCAGAAAACGAATACTGAAGTGCAATCGCTGCAGCGACTTAGAGAGCGGAGACAGCGAAATCTGTGGTGGCAACAGCGCAGAGCCGGAACAATCGATAATTCCGGAAAAGACGGCGAGGATTTCCTGGCTTCACCGAATTCGGACGGGAGAACGCGCTTTGCCCCATCGAGCCGAGGACGACTACCAGCGGTAACCGAGACCGCCGGAGCCGGTGTTGTAGGTCACTTGGGTATTGGTCTGCAAGTCGTAATTCACAAACATGCTCCATCCGTCAAGCATTTCCCAAGTGAAGCTGGCGCCCATGACACCCCAATCCCGGCCCATGTCCAGGCCGCGGACGATGAAAGGCGAACCACCCACGGGAACCATCGTCGCGGTGAGACTGGTGTCGGCATCTAAGTATTCGTGGAGCCACATGGCATGAATTTCCGGCAGCGTCCGGCGACCGGCGTGGTTGATCATGGCATACTGCAGGCGGGCGCCCACCATGGTGCGGAGGGAATTGGTGGTATCGCTGCTGCCGCTCAGATTCACCGCGGTGTTGGAACCTCCGGTTTCGGTAAAGTCGTTTTGTCGGACATAGATGTATTGGACAGCCGCGAAGGGTTGGACCACATAATTGCAAGATTGGAAGCTCATGCCGCGTTCTGCGTACACGAACGATTGCCAATCGGTATAGTCGGAGGTGTTCCCGCTAGTCAGTCCGTTGATGGAAAGGTTTCGATTGGTGGTATCGCCATCGAATTCGAAGCCGCCCAGCAGGGTGTAATAATTGAAGCCATCGTCGGCGAAAACATAAGCGCCGAACTGACCACCATTGATGGTGGCATTTTGGCCGTTTTCGGTATTGGCGCCGGCGCCCACGTAAGCGCCGTAGAAGCCCAGTAGATGGCAATCGTCTTCCCAGCGTTCCAACCCGGCAACCACGCCACCCATGCCGAAGGCCGCGCCGGTGGCGTTGCCATCGGAGTCGGCGCTGCCGCCCATGCCGTAGCCAATTCCCCAGGCTGACCAGTGCGAGCCACAATCGTCCGGGCAGCTTTGCAGCTCCGGCTCACCGTCAGGTCCGGCGCTAACCAAGGCGATGGGAGCTGAGCCAGGCCGAGTAGGCGAGCCATCGTCGGCCACGGCCAACGCGCCGCCGGGAACGAATGGAGCGGCCCGTAACCGGGCAGCAATTTGGCCAATGACGATATTGGTGTCGTTGACCGTCAATTGGGCCAGCGTGGGATGAATGTCGCCGCTGAGTTGCGTGAGGGCGGCACGGGCTTGGCTGGCATTGGTGATGCCGTTCAGCGCCGTGATGAGCGCCTGGAAATCGGTATTGGTATTGGTGTCATTATTGGTGATATATTTGCCCACCTGAATTTGGTTGAACGTTACTCCCGGAGCCGCAAAATTGTTGGACAACGTGAAGTAGATGTCGTTAGCTTCCGGGTGCAGGGTGGCCGTCACAAAGATGTTTGTGGTATCGGCGCTGGCAAAACTTCCGCTGATGCCGGTGCTGGCCGTCAAGAATGTGTAATGCGTTGCGCCGGTCTTATCGAAATTGCCAGAAGACAAATCGACGTGCAGCTTCGAATCGTCTAGCTGAGCGTTTCCGGTTACCGCCAATTGGCTTACGTTTTGGGCATTGTTGTCATTCACCGACACGTTCATGGTGGTGCCGGGCGCAGCGAACGTGTAGGTGCCGGTGACGCTAAGAGTGCCGGTCAAGTTGCTGGCGTTGCCCGGGGTCAAAGTGCCGCTATTGTTCACGCTATTGCTAATGGTGCCGATGCCGCCCAAGGTTGCACCAGAGGCCACGGTGGTAGCGCTGGTGATACTTCCGTCGACGTTCAATTGACCGGCGTTGACATTGGTTACGCCGCTGTAATTACTGACGCCGGATAACGTGAGCAGGCCGGTTCCTTTCTGCGTCAAGTCGCCGCCGCCGCCAATGGCGTTGGCGACCGTCACGGAATCGGTTCGATCGAACACCAAAGTGCCATTGTCCGTAACAGCGCCGGTGCCCAGCGCGCCCGTTGTGCCGGCATTGCCAATTTGCAAGGTGCCGGAATCGATGGTGGTGGTTCCCGAATAGTTATTGCTCCCGGTAAACGTAACCGTGGAGGAATTGGCATCGATCACGACGTTGCCTGTGCCGCTGATCGCTCCGGCATAGGTGCCATTGGTGCTTTGGCTGAAATCGACTGTACCGGGGCTGGTGGCCGTAATGTTCCCTTGCAGGCTGGTGGTGGTGCCTTGCAGGGTGCCGTCGGTCACGGTTGTTCCGCCGGAATAGGTATTCGTGCCGGACAGCACCAGGGTGCCATCGCCCGATTTGGAAAGCGAACCGCTGCCACTGAGGCTTTGGCTCACGGTGAAAGAGTTGGCGACGTCGTCAATATCAAAGCCGCCGTTGAAAGTCGTGTTGTTAATCGTGTGGTTGTCCAAATTATGAAGTGTGTTGCCGGTAACTTCCAAGGTGCCACCGCTGAAGGTGACCGCGCCATTGCTGGAGGTGCCGCCGAGATTGGCATCGCTGGAAATCGAGACGGTGCCGCCGGAGTTGAGGGTGGTGCCGCCGGTGTAGGTGTTTGTACCGCCTAAGACAATGGTGCTGCCACTGTTGGCGGTGACTGCTGTGTCGCCGGAGATGTTTCCGTTCGCGGTAAGCGTGCCGCCGTTGCCGACAATCGAGTCGACGTTGGAAATGTTGCCAGCCAACGTTTGTGTGCCCGCTTGCATCACGATAGAGGAACCGGTGGTGCCGCTAATCGTTCCCGCGTAACTTGGCGTACCGGTGGTGTTGTCGATGGTCATCGTGGCGCCGCCTAAGTTCACAGCGGCTCCTGCTGTGGTGCCGTTCAGAGAGTTCGCGGTAAAACTTACACTGTTGGCGTTCAACGTGCCATTGACGGTGTAATCGGCCGTGGGCAGCGAGCCGGCGTCGCCAGTGCCGCCGTTGAACGTGTTGCCGACCCCGATGTTGACCGTGCCGCTGGAGAAATCTGCAGCGTTCCCTGTGTTTGTCAGAGTGAGCGATCCGCCGCCAGCGCCGTTCAGCACCAAAGAACCGCCAGCGCTGGTAAGCGAGCCAGCATACGTGTCGCTGGTGGTGGTGCCGTCGTTAAACGTGCCATTGGTGCCAAGGTTCAGGAGTGCAGAGCTACTGGTGCCGCTGAGCGAGCCCACGGTGGCCGAGCCGCCGGTGACATCGAAGGAGCTGCTGTCGTTGAGAGTTAACGCTCCGGTAAGGGTGGCCGTGCCGCCTGTGCCAGTGCTGAACGCAGCGCTGTTGCTTTCGGCGAGCGAAGCCAAGTTAGCAGTTCCGCCGGACAAAGAAATGGAACCGCCGGAGAAGGTCGTCGCGCCAGTGACGTTCAAATTTCCGCCACTGCCGATGGTCACCGTGCCGCCGGATATGGTGGCCGTACTCGAGAAGTTCAAGGTTCCGCCGCCGGCATCAACCGTGCCGCCGGATATGGTGGCTGCATTGGTAACGGTTAAGGTTCCGCCGCCGAGGGTAAGACTGCTGCTGTTGGATTGATTGAGCGAATTGAAGGTCGACGTGGCGCCACCTAAAGTAATGGATCCGCCGGTATTGGTCACATCGCCCAAATCGGAATTGAAACCGGCAAAATTGAGGGTGCCGCCGGAAATGTTATAGGTCACATCGGGTAAAGCATTCGCCGCGCCGGCCTGAATGGTTCCGGCGTTGAGGGTGACGGTGCCCGTTTCGCCGCTATTGTCAGCGTCGAGGAACAGCGTGCCGGCGCCGTTTTTGGTGATTCCACCAGCGCCGCTAATAGCGCCCATAATAGTCGTGTCATTTGACCCACTTATAATCAACGGGTTTCCGTTCAAATTGACCGTGCTGCCGAACGTCAAATCGCCGCTGGCGGCGTTCCAGGTTTGCGGATTGTTGAGCACAATGGCATTGTCGATGATTTGCGTATTGGAGCTGTTGTTGGTAACCCCGCCACTGCCAATCGTCAACTGCATATCGTGGAGCGTGAATGCACTGGCGCCGGAGTCAAATGTGAGCGACAAAATGCTCCAGGGGGAATCGACATCGGGCGTGGTCCGCGTGCTTCCGGCCATATGGATCGGCGCAGTGCCGTCGTTTGTCGGAGGAGCTGACCAGTTGGCGTTATCGCTCCACAAGTCGTCAGCGCCGCCGCCGGTCCAGACTTGGGCACGGGCGATGGCGCCACTTAGTGCCGTGATGGAAACCATCAGACCCACGATTGGCCCGATCCGAAGTCGTTTCCCGCTCATGTGCAATTCTCCATACAAGCAGAGGGAGTGCGTGCGAGAACACTTCGCGCGCAAAGCCGCAATCTGCTGCTAGAAAATTCTCGTCAGGAAAAGCAGGTAGAGTTTAACGATTCTGCCGATTCTGCCGCTTGTAACGCTAGCGGGAAGATGTTCTGTCACCCAAGATCGGTAAAGATGCCAGCACGTGGAAGCGGGGTTAATCGCCCTTCGCCGCGTAGTTACTGATCTGTTTGCTGCGGTACTTGGGTAATCAACCTGGCGGCGCGGTTGCGTGTGAAATAAGTCCAGCCCCATTGCAGGAGAACCAGAATTCGGCTTTGGTGCTGCACGATATTCATCAGATGAATGACGAGCCAAATCCACCAGGCGAGCCAGCCGGAGATTTTGAAGGGGCCAATATCGGCGACGGCGGCATGCCGACCGATTGTGGCCAGGCTGCCCAAATCGCGGTATTTGAACGGCGGCAGTGTTTGGCCGCGCAGTCGAGCGGCAATGAGCTTGGCCACATACCGTCCTTCCTGAATGGCCGGCTGGGCGACGCCGGGGAGCGGTTTGCCATCGCTGCCAGTGAAATTTGCTAAATCGCCGATGATGAAGATTTCCGGATGCCCGGGCACGGTGCAATCTGGCTGAACGATCACACGGCCGGCCCGATCGAGCTGCGCTCCGGTTGCCTTGGCCACGGCTTTTCCCAAGGGGGATGCTTGCACGCCAGCGGCCCACAGCACGGTGCGGGCGGGAATTGTCTCGGTTTGCACGGCGTTGGTCGGACCGCTTTGGACG
Above is a window of Pirellulales bacterium DNA encoding:
- a CDS encoding autotransporter domain-containing protein, whose protein sequence is MSGKRLRIGPIVGLMVSITALSGAIARAQVWTGGGADDLWSDNANWSAPPTNDGTAPIHMAGSTRTTPDVDSPWSILSLTFDSGASAFTLHDMQLTIGSGGVTNNSSNTQIIDNAIVLNNPQTWNAASGDLTFGSTVNLNGNPLIISGSNDTTIMGAISGAGGITKNGAGTLFLDADNSGETGTVTLNAGTIQAGAANALPDVTYNISGGTLNFAGFNSDLGDVTNTGGSITLGGATSTFNSLNQSNSSSLTLGGGTLTVTNAATISGGTVDAGGGTLNFSSTATISGGTVTIGSGGNLNVTGATTFSGGSISLSGGTANLASLAESNSAAFSTGTGGTATLTGALTLNDSSSFDVTGGSATVGSLSGTSSSALLNLGTNGTFNDGTTTSDTYAGSLTSAGGSLVLNGAGGGSLTLTNTGNAADFSSGTVNIGVGNTFNGGTGDAGSLPTADYTVNGTLNANSVSFTANSLNGTTAGAAVNLGGATMTIDNTTGTPSYAGTISGTTGSSIVMQAGTQTLAGNISNVDSIVGNGGTLTANGNISGDTAVTANSGSTIVLGGTNTYTGGTTLNSGGTVSISSDANLGGTSSNGAVTFSGGTLEVTGNTLHNLDNHTINNTTFNGGFDIDDVANSFTVSQSLSGSGSLSKSGDGTLVLSGTNTYSGGTTVTDGTLQGTTTSLQGNITATSPGTVDFSQSTNGTYAGAISGTGNVVIDANSSTVTFTGSNNYSGTTTIDSGTLQIGNAGTTGALGTGAVTDNGTLVFDRTDSVTVANAIGGGGDLTQKGTGLLTLSGVSNYSGVTNVNAGQLNVDGSITSATTVASGATLGGIGTISNSVNNSGTLTPGNASNLTGTLSVTGTYTFAAPGTTMNVSVNDNNAQNVSQLAVTGNAQLDDSKLHVDLSSGNFDKTGATHYTFLTASTGISGSFASADTTNIFVTATLHPEANDIYFTLSNNFAAPGVTFNQIQVGKYITNNDTNTNTDFQALITALNGITNASQARAALTQLSGDIHPTLAQLTVNDTNIVIGQIAARLRAAPFVPGGALAVADDGSPTRPGSAPIALVSAGPDGEPELQSCPDDCGSHWSAWGIGYGMGGSADSDGNATGAAFGMGGVVAGLERWEDDCHLLGFYGAYVGAGANTENGQNATINGGQFGAYVFADDGFNYYTLLGGFEFDGDTTNRNLSINGLTSGNTSDYTDWQSFVYAERGMSFQSCNYVVQPFAAVQYIYVRQNDFTETGGSNTAVNLSGSSDTTNSLRTMVGARLQYAMINHAGRRTLPEIHAMWLHEYLDADTSLTATMVPVGGSPFIVRGLDMGRDWGVMGASFTWEMLDGWSMFVNYDLQTNTQVTYNTGSGGLGYRW